The Oncorhynchus gorbuscha isolate QuinsamMale2020 ecotype Even-year linkage group LG08, OgorEven_v1.0, whole genome shotgun sequence DNA window actaacctcactgcaactccctccaagtctccgaccactgccttgtatccttttccctctcgctctcatccaacacctcccacactgcccctactcggatggtatcgcgccgtcccaaccttcgctctctctcccccgctactctctcctcttccatcctatcatctcttccctccgctcaaaccttctcccacctatctcctgattctgcctcctcaaccctcctctcctccctctctgcatcccttgactctctatgtcccctatcctccaggccggctcggtcctcccctcccgctccgtggctcgatgactcattgcgagctcacagaacagggctccgggcagccgagcggaaatggaggaaaactcgcctccctgcggacctggcatcctttcactccctcctctctacattttcctcctctgtctctgctgctaaagccactttctaccacgctaaattccaagcatctgcctctaaccctaggaagctctttgccaccttctcctccctcctgaatcctccgcccctcccccctcctccctctctgcagatgacttcgtcaaccattttgaaaagaaggtcgacgacatccgatcctcgtttgctaagtcaaacgacaccgctggttctgctcacactgccctaccctgtgctctgacctctttctcccctctctctccagatgaaatctcgcgtcttgtgacggccggccgcccaacaacctgcccgcttgaccctatcccctcctctcttctccagaccatttccggagaccttctcccttacctcacctcgctcatcaactcatccctgaccgttggctacgtcccttccgtcttcaagagagcgagagttgcaccccttctgaaaaaacctacactcgatccctccgatgtcaacaattacagaccagtatcccttctttcttttctctccaaaactcttgaacgtgccgtccttggccagctctcccgctatctctctctgaatgaccttcttgatccaaatcagtcaggtttcaagactagtcattcaactgagactgctctcctctgtatcacggaggcgctccgcactgctaaagctaactctctctcctctgctctcatccttctagatctatcggctgccttcgatactgtgaaccatcagatcctcctctccaccctctccgagttgggcatctccggcgcggcccacgcttggattgcgtcctacctgacaggtcgcacctaccaggtggcgtggcgagaatctgtctcctcaccacgcgctctcaccactggtgtcccccagggctctgttcttggccctctcctattctcgctatacaccaagtcacttggctctgtcataacctcacatggtctctcttatcattgctatgcagacgacacacaattaatcttctcctttcccccttctgatgaccaggtggcgaatcgcatctctgcatgtctggcagacatatcagtgtggatgacggatcaccacctcaagctgaacctcggcaagacggagctgctcttcctcccggggaaggactgcccgttccatgatctcgccatcacggtcgacaactccattgtgtcctcctcccagagcgccaagaaccttggcgtgatcctggacaacaccctgtcgttctcaactaacatcaaggcggtggcccgttcctgtaggttcatgctctacaacatccgcagagtacgaccctgcctcacacaggaagcggcgcaggtcctaatccaggcacttgtcatctcccgtctggattactgcaactcgctgttggctgggctccctgcctgtgccattaaacccttcaactcatccagaacgccgcagcccgtctggtgttcaaccttcccaagttctctcacgtcaccccgctcctccgttctctccactggcttccagttgaagctcgcatccgctacaagaccatggtgcttgcctacggagctgtgaggggaacggcacctcagtacctccaggctctgatcaggccctacacccaaacaagggcactgcgttcatccacctctggcctgctcgcctccctaccactgaggaagtacagctcccgctcagcccagtcaaaactgttcgctgccctggcccccaatggtggaacaaactccctcacgacgccaggacagcggagtcaatcaccaccttccggagacacctgaaaccccacctctttaaggaatacctaggataggttaagtaatccctctcaccccacccccctaagttttagatgcactattgttaagtgactgtcccactggatgtcataaggtgaatgcaccaatttgtaagtcgctctggataagagcgtctgctaaatgacttaaatgtaatgtaaatgttatccaGTTCCACTGCGACCCCTCTCATTTATCCAGTTCCACTGCGACCCCTCTCATTTATCCAGTTCCACTGCGACCCCTCTCATTTATCCAGTTCCACTGCGACCCCTCTCATTTATCCTGTTCCACTGCGACCCCTCTCATTTATCCTGTTCCACTGCGACCCCTCTCATTTATCCAGTTCCACTGCGACCCCTCTCATTTATCCAGTTCCACTGCGACCCTCTCATTTATCCAGTTCCACTGCGACCCTCTCATTTATCCAGTTCCACTGCGACCCCTCTCATTTATCCTGTTCCACTGCGACCCCTCTCATTTATCCAGTTCCACTGCGACCCCTCTCATTTATCCAGTTCCACTGCGACCCCTCTCATTTATCCAGTTCCACTGCGACCCTCTCATTTATCCAGTTCCACTGCGACCCTCTCATTTATCCAGTTCCACTGCGACCCTCTCATTTATCCAGTTCCACTGCGACCCCTCTCATTTATCCAGTTCCACTGCGACCCCTCTCATTTATCCAGTTCCACTGCGACCCCTCTCATTTATCCAGTTCCACTGCGACCCCTCTCATTTATCCAGTTCCACTGCGACCCCTCTCATTTATCCTGTTCCACTGCGACCCCTCTCATTTATCCTGTTCCACTGCGACCCTCTCATTTATCCAGTTCCACTGCGACCCCTCTCATTTATCCAGTTCCACTGCGACCCCTCTCATTTATCCAGTTCCACTGCGACCCTCTCATTTATCCAGTTCCACTGCGACCCCTCTCATTTATCCAGTTCCACTGCGACCCCTCTCATTTATCCTGTTCCACTGCGACCCCTCTCATTTATCCAGTTCCACTGCGACCCCTCTCATTTATCCAGTTCCACTGCGACCCCTCTCATTTATCCAGTTCCACTGCGACCCTCTCATTTATCCAGTTCCACTGCGACCCCTCTCATTTATCCAGTTCCACTGCGACCCTCTCATTTATCCAGTTCCACTGCGACCCCTCTCATTTATCCAGTTCCACTGCGACCCCTCTCATTTATCCAGTTCCACTGCGACCCCTCTCATTTATCCAGTTCCACTGCGACCCCTCTCATTTATCCAGTTCCACTGCGACCCCTCTCATTTATCCAGTTCCACTGCGACCCCTCTCATTTATCCAGTTCCACTGCGACCCCTCTCATTTATCCAGTTCCACTGCGACCCCTCTCATTTATCCAGTTCCACTGCGACCCCTCTCATTTATCCAGTTCCACTGCGACCCCTCTCATTTATCCAGTTCCACTGCGACCCCTCTCATTTATCCTGTTCCACTGCGACCCCTCTCATTTATCCTGTTCCACTGCGACCCCTCTCATTTATCCAGTTCCACTGCGACCCTCTCATTTATCCAGTTCCACTGCGACCCCTCTCATTTATCCAGTTCCACTGCGACCCCTCTCATTTATCCAGTTCCACTGCGACCCCTCTCATTTATCCAGTTCCACTGCGACCCCTCTCATTTATCCTGTTCCACTGCGACCCCTCTCATTTATCCAGTTCCACTGCGACCCCTCTCATTTATCCAGTTCCACTGCGACCCCTCTCATTTATCCAGTTCCACTGCGACCCCTCTCATTTATCCAGTTCCACTGCGACCCCTCTCATTTATCCAGTTCCACTGCGACCCCTCTCATTTATCCAGTTCCACTGCGACCCCTCTCATTTATCCAGTTCCACTGCGACCCCTCTCAATAAAGTAAGATTCCTTCCGTATCATTTAAACACTGTGCTGTAAACTGTAACAATGTTGAATAACAACCAAGTCAGTTGAAACCTAATAAATCTCATATACTCTATGAAATGGAACATGGTTTTCCACGTTTCAGGACTCTATTCCTCATTAATATCCAGTAAATCATTGAGTATTAAAGTAACTTCCAGATTTTTTATGAAATATGAAATAGTTTTCcttcaaatttaaaaaaaaatgtctgtgttggaatggtgtgggcgtatctACCGGTCATTCAAAATATTCATGTGAGTAAACCTCTGATTGGCCAGCACCTCATACTCTATGAGGAAATAGAAAACCGTCTGTTAGAGATGTAACTTTGAATTGGaggttttgaagtgttttgtttttctttcctttcttcctcccaATTTATGCTTTTGGCCACAAATACAAGTACAGGACGAGTCCGCAACATTCTTTGGGTTTGAGTAAACAGAATATGACCTTTTAAAAGTGAGAccttcactggacagttacttcgAGAATAGAAAAGTATCTGTGTTGGTTGCTATGGACACAACTGACAGCTTCACTTCAAGACGGGAGATTTAAAAGGTGTCACAATAAACaagtttaaaatgttttttttttctcttcttgtttttttttaaaaagcTTTCTTATTTTTTCAAATCTCTCCTTTAATACTTGACAGCAGTATTAAAGAGAAACTCTGGATTGATTGCCTAGGCAACATCAATGTAACAATGCAGCAGAAGAAGCATTCACAGCTCATGAACACCTCCTCCAGCCTACTGAGGGAGGCTCGACCAATGGCAGCATACCAGCTTTGGCAacagacagatttgtaccatttCACACAACACTATTTGCTGCAGCGTAGAAGAAATTAAACAGTAAAACGTAAGGTGATTAAAGTCCCTATTTTAAAAGCTAACACGAATCTTTAAGAACTCTTTAGGAAATCCGTAAAAAGCTCACAAAGGAGAAGAGTGAAGCTGTGACTGTAGCTACAAGATAGAGAAGCATCTCTCAAAATTACACTGCAAACTAAACTTTTGtcggttttatatatatatgtatttttttttagtttttttttacattggtttTTGTTTTGGAGCTTTTTGAGATTGGGGACAACCTCTTAGCCACTCCGGTTCCGGGTGCTTCCGTCCCCAGTGCGCTGAGCCCGGGCCAGCACTATTTCAGGGGTCACTCTCTTGCGGTCCTTTGCCAGGCCGAGGAAACACATCAAGTCGATGAAACAGGTGGTCAGGTTCAGTTTGCAGCCAAACTCACTGGATGCATAATCATATGGGAAGGTGTGGTGATAGTTATGGAACCCCTCACCTGAAAGTGACAGGAAACCACAGTCAGGATAACCGTTGGCCGTTATTTACACAGAATCACACATTCAAGATATCTTGTAAGATGTGAACACCCACACATGGTTTGATATAGAGCtactataaatattattttctgTCAACTCCAAAACCTAAAATTCATAAACTTGCTCGTCATCGATAATGAACAACCAATCCCCTTTTGATCTCTTTGAACAAACTGGTGTAATCAGAGTCAACTGACAGCAGGTTAAATACATCACATGTTTAATATCACCCAGGAAGGTAATTACAAGCACAGAAATCAACGCTCGTTCTGTTAGGCTACTGTTCTGCGATAATTGTGTAATATAGAGTCATTTATCTACccctgttttctccccaatttcatggtttCCAATTGGtcgttacagtcttgtctcatcgctgcaactcccctacggactcaggagaggcgatggtcgagagccgtgcgtcctccgatacacaacccggccccaagccgcactgcttctagACACAACggccacttaacccggaagcactaatgtgtcggaggaaacgccgtacacctggtgaccgtgtcagcgtgcactgcgcccggtccggcccgccacaggagtcgctagtgcgtgacgggacaaggacatccctgccgaccaaaccctcccccaacccagacgacgctgggccaattgtgcgctgccccacgggtctcccggtcgcgacagaggctggactcgaacccagaatctctagcggCACAGCTAGcaatgcgatgcagtgccttagaccactgcgccactcaggagaccCCAGTATAGAGTCATCTACGATATAACTACTACCATGTTATAAAGGAGCGACTTAATGAAAGATCTTAAGATCTTTTAAAATGGCAAGAGGTAGCTAACATACCTATGGCACTAAGGGTGACAAACTTGTTCTCTCTGGGGTTGATGTTGGTGTCGTAGGGCCGGTTTCCCCACATGTGGGCAGCACTGTTGACCAGCCAGGTAGCGTTCAGTACCAGGGTGTACCTCAGCAGACCCGGCACGAAGTAGCCCAGCCACAGGCTCTCTCCCCACAGGCACCAAGGAACAAACATGGGGATGGAGAAGCACATCAGGACCACTGACATCttgtaatacctgtggagaagaccagagaccagagacatatcctctattacatctagtaatacctgtggagaagaccagagacatatcctctattacatctagtaatacatctagtaatacctgtggagaagaccagagacatatcctctattacatctagtaatacctgtggagaagaccagagacatatcctctattacatctagtaatacctgtggagaagaccagagacatatcctctattacatctagtaatacctgtggaccagagacatatcctctattacatctagtaatacctgtggagaagaccagagacatatcctctattacatctagtaatacctgtggagaagaccagagacatatcctctattacatctagtaatacctgtggagaagaccagagacatatcctctattacatctagtaataNNNNNNNNNNNNNNNNNNNNNNNNNNNNNNNNNNNNNNNNNNNNNNNNNNNNNNNNNNNNNNNNNNNNNNNNNNNNNNNNNNNNNNNNNNNNNNNNNNNNTAGGGAAGAGCATGGTTGGCTCCTCTGGGAGCTCAGCTGGTTCATAGACTGAAGGGTTTGGTTAATGGTCATGACCCAAGTTGTGTTGTTAGGGAAGAGCATGGTTGGCTCCTCTGGGAGCTCAGCTGGTTCATAGACTGAAGGGTTTGGTTAATGGTCATGACCCAAGTTGTGTTGTTAGGGAAGAGCATGGTTGGCTCCTCTGGGAGCTCAGCTGGTTCATAGACTGAAGGGTTTGGTTAATGGTCATGACCCAAGTTGTGTTGTTAGGGAAGAGCATGGTTGGCTCCGCTTGGAGCTCATAGACTGAAGGGTTTGGTTAATGGTCATGACCCAAGTTGTGTTGTTAGGGAAGAGCATGGTTGGCTCCGCTTGAGCTCAGCTTTTAGACTTCAGTTTTTAGGaccaaaataataatacaaatgttTTACAAGTACATTTCTCACAACCAAGGCACTCATTTCAGAATAAAGCTAGGGGTTATAACTTAATGGACATGTAGCATAAGTAAATGTCCCTGTTGGGATTAATTCTTAATTTATTAATTCATTAAGTCATCAGCCAGTCACTTccttagtttctgcctgtagccCAAAGTAATTAGCCAGTTACTTCCTTAGTTTCTGCTTGAAGCCCCAAGTCATCAGCCAGTCACCTccttagtttctgcctgtagccCAAAATAATTAGCCAGTCACTCTCTTAGTTTCTGCTTCTAGCCTCAAGTCA harbors:
- the LOC124040714 gene encoding acyl-CoA desaturase-like, with product MSVVLMCFSIPMFVPWCLWGESLWLGYFVPGLLRYTLVLNATWLVNSAAHMWGNRPYDTNINPRENKFVTLSAIGEGFHNYHHTFPYDYASSEFGCKLNLTTCFIDLMCFLGLAKDRKRVTPEIVLARAQRTGDGSTRNRSG